The Haloarchaeobius amylolyticus genome window below encodes:
- a CDS encoding NADPH-dependent FMN reductase yields the protein MSGAPTVLAVSGSLREESYTRTALVHALAAAAAAGAETDLLDLREADVPMFDPDEDDQGVTEHVRRVREADAVILGSPVYHGSYSGALKNFHDFCSFDEYEDTVVGLLATAGGGSYGPTLEHMRSTVRGVHGHVVPEQVGIRGAYDKFEAAPDAPGGRVFTDEDIEERVAALGEAVVAAARRFDARCQDDGHAVADD from the coding sequence ATGAGTGGAGCACCGACCGTCCTGGCGGTCAGTGGCAGTCTACGAGAGGAGAGCTACACGCGAACCGCACTGGTGCACGCCCTGGCCGCCGCTGCGGCCGCGGGTGCCGAGACCGACCTGCTCGACCTGCGCGAGGCCGACGTCCCCATGTTCGACCCCGACGAGGACGACCAGGGCGTCACAGAGCACGTCCGGCGGGTCCGGGAGGCCGACGCCGTCATCCTCGGGTCGCCGGTCTACCACGGCTCGTACTCGGGTGCGCTGAAGAACTTCCACGACTTCTGCAGTTTCGACGAGTACGAGGACACCGTCGTCGGCCTGCTCGCGACCGCCGGTGGCGGCTCCTACGGCCCGACGCTGGAGCACATGCGAAGCACGGTCCGGGGCGTCCACGGCCACGTCGTCCCCGAGCAGGTCGGCATCCGGGGCGCCTACGACAAGTTCGAGGCGGCCCCCGACGCCCCCGGCGGCCGGGTGTTCACCGACGAGGACATCGAAGAGCGCGTCGCCGCCCTCGGCGAGGCCGTCGTCGCGGCGGCCCGCCGGTTCGACGCGCGCTGCCAGGACGACGGGCACGCCGTCGCCGACGACTGA
- a CDS encoding OsmC family protein, with amino-acid sequence MPVEKTQRVQGIDRAAHDTFVDWVAENPAAATIEFSATGTTEDVAVHTKSTIGEFVMGEEARGHDREYTIDVGLPAEMEDAMGYVDPVDRCEAIELALAGLTACINGTVQLNAMREGIAVEDVTTTVSVPFDPRVLLGIHDEDRAAEMLGDLDVEVQVTGADLSEADIDRIKSFPRRSPVFNLLTRAHPTEPTVHVAT; translated from the coding sequence ATGCCAGTCGAGAAGACACAGCGAGTACAGGGTATCGACCGCGCGGCCCACGACACGTTCGTCGACTGGGTCGCGGAGAACCCGGCCGCGGCCACCATCGAGTTCAGTGCCACGGGCACGACCGAGGACGTGGCGGTCCACACCAAGTCGACCATCGGCGAGTTCGTCATGGGCGAGGAGGCCCGCGGCCACGATCGCGAGTACACCATCGACGTCGGCCTGCCGGCCGAGATGGAGGACGCGATGGGGTACGTCGACCCCGTGGACCGGTGCGAGGCCATCGAACTCGCGCTCGCCGGCCTCACGGCCTGCATCAACGGGACGGTCCAGCTCAACGCCATGCGGGAGGGCATCGCCGTCGAGGACGTGACGACGACCGTCTCGGTCCCGTTCGACCCCCGCGTCCTGCTCGGCATCCACGACGAGGACCGCGCCGCCGAGATGCTCGGCGACCTCGACGTCGAGGTGCAGGTGACCGGCGCGGACCTGAGCGAGGCCGACATCGACCGCATCAAGTCGTTCCCGCGGCGCTCGCCGGTGTTCAACCTGCTCACCCGGGCGCACCCGACCGAGCCGACGGTCCACGTCGCGACGTGA
- a CDS encoding DUF5789 family protein gives MTETPSDAPGIDMHDLDGTLADESFPLEKSRLLDEYGDHEVSFANGGSTTLDDVLSPAGIETFEDVQGIREMVVTMVDADAIGEKGQTGRGTASDAALDERAAMDEAAESESL, from the coding sequence ATGACAGAGACGCCCAGCGACGCGCCCGGCATCGACATGCACGACCTGGACGGAACGCTCGCCGACGAGTCCTTCCCGCTGGAGAAATCGCGGCTGCTCGACGAGTACGGCGACCACGAGGTGTCGTTCGCCAACGGCGGGAGCACGACCCTCGACGACGTGCTCTCGCCCGCGGGCATCGAGACGTTCGAGGACGTACAGGGCATCCGCGAGATGGTCGTCACGATGGTCGACGCGGACGCCATCGGCGAGAAGGGACAGACCGGCCGCGGGACGGCGAGCGACGCGGCACTGGACGAACGGGCCGCGATGGACGAGGCCGCCGAATCCGAGTCGCTCTGA
- a CDS encoding DUF7563 family protein, which translates to MPTCDNCGAHVSEQFARVFADEHGRILACVSCSANAGIAEEARRRARTT; encoded by the coding sequence ATGCCAACGTGTGATAATTGCGGTGCGCACGTCTCTGAACAGTTCGCCCGCGTCTTCGCCGACGAACACGGACGGATCCTCGCCTGTGTGAGCTGCTCGGCGAACGCAGGTATCGCGGAAGAAGCTCGGCGACGCGCGCGGACGACGTGA
- the samp2 gene encoding ubiquitin-like small modifier protein SAMP2, with amino-acid sequence MQVTVDVKGEGTHELDLPDPTYADLLRELDLSPHEVSVLVDGRPVPEDQPVASAEVTVLRLIKGG; translated from the coding sequence ATGCAGGTCACCGTGGACGTCAAGGGCGAGGGGACCCACGAACTGGACCTCCCCGACCCGACCTACGCCGACCTCCTGCGCGAGCTCGACCTGAGCCCGCACGAGGTGAGCGTCCTCGTGGACGGCCGGCCCGTCCCGGAGGACCAGCCCGTCGCGTCGGCCGAGGTAACCGTACTGCGGCTCATCAAGGGTGGGTAG
- a CDS encoding GIY-YIG nuclease family protein — protein MSDHYVYVLECADGTLYTGYTTDVERRVAEHDAGEGAKYTRGRTPVELRYRESFDSKSAAMAREYEIKQLSRRQKEALIEGDSG, from the coding sequence GTGAGTGACCACTACGTCTACGTCCTCGAGTGTGCCGACGGGACCCTGTACACGGGCTACACCACGGACGTCGAGCGCCGCGTGGCGGAACACGACGCGGGCGAGGGTGCGAAGTACACCCGCGGGCGGACCCCGGTCGAACTCCGCTACCGGGAGTCGTTCGACTCGAAGTCGGCCGCGATGGCCCGCGAGTACGAGATCAAGCAGCTCTCGCGCCGCCAGAAGGAGGCGCTCATCGAAGGAGACTCCGGATAG
- a CDS encoding phosphoglucomutase/phosphomannomutase family protein, translating to MDAISFGTDGWRATLDEFTAPRVRMVGQAVATYLRDEGRGGETVAVGYDARESSPGFAEELARVLCANGFDVVLPDRDRPTPLTAWQIRHRDLAGALMLTASHNPPEYNGVKFIPDDAAPALPEVTDAIEARLAEPDPLPEEDHGTVKEVDFVPPHFDHARDLVPDDLSGLTVVYDAMHGSGRDTTDRLLEEAGATVERIRCATDPEFGGTPPEPSAENLEELVETVRETDADLGIANDGDADRLAVVTPERGFLDENLFFAATYDYLLESDSGPVVRTVSTTFLLDRIAEAHGQDVVETPVGFKWVAQAMQEHDALMAGEESGGFTVRGHIPEKDGVFMALLAAAVAHEKPYDERVDDLLAEHGEIHQNKVSVDCPDSEKARVVDDLSDEIPESVAGAAVADVVTKDGFKLLLEDGSWVLVRPSGTEPKMRVYAEADSATRVTELLADGRDLVESLV from the coding sequence ATGGACGCCATCTCCTTCGGGACCGACGGCTGGCGAGCGACGCTCGACGAGTTCACCGCCCCTCGCGTCCGGATGGTCGGACAGGCGGTCGCCACCTACCTCCGCGACGAGGGTCGCGGCGGCGAGACGGTCGCGGTCGGCTACGACGCCCGCGAGTCCTCGCCCGGGTTCGCCGAGGAACTGGCCCGGGTGCTCTGTGCGAACGGGTTCGACGTGGTCCTGCCCGACCGCGACCGCCCGACACCCCTGACGGCGTGGCAGATCCGCCACCGCGACCTCGCGGGCGCCCTGATGCTCACCGCGAGTCACAACCCGCCGGAGTACAACGGCGTGAAGTTCATCCCCGACGACGCCGCCCCCGCCCTCCCCGAGGTCACCGACGCCATCGAGGCGCGCCTCGCGGAACCCGACCCACTCCCGGAGGAGGACCACGGCACCGTCAAGGAGGTCGACTTCGTCCCCCCACACTTCGACCACGCGCGCGACCTCGTCCCGGACGACCTCTCCGGCCTGACCGTCGTCTACGACGCGATGCACGGCTCCGGCCGCGACACCACCGACCGCCTGCTGGAGGAGGCTGGCGCGACCGTCGAGCGCATCCGGTGTGCGACCGACCCCGAGTTCGGCGGCACCCCGCCGGAACCGAGCGCCGAGAACCTCGAAGAGCTGGTCGAGACCGTGCGCGAGACCGACGCCGACCTCGGCATCGCCAACGACGGCGACGCCGACCGCCTCGCGGTCGTCACGCCCGAGCGCGGCTTCCTCGACGAGAACCTCTTCTTCGCCGCGACCTACGACTACCTGCTCGAATCGGACTCGGGCCCCGTGGTCCGGACCGTCTCGACCACGTTCCTGCTCGACCGCATCGCCGAGGCCCATGGGCAAGACGTCGTCGAGACCCCGGTCGGCTTCAAGTGGGTCGCCCAGGCCATGCAGGAGCACGACGCCCTGATGGCCGGCGAGGAATCGGGCGGGTTCACCGTCCGCGGCCACATCCCCGAGAAGGACGGCGTGTTCATGGCCCTGCTCGCCGCCGCGGTCGCCCACGAGAAGCCCTACGACGAGCGCGTGGACGACCTGCTGGCCGAACACGGCGAGATCCACCAGAACAAGGTGAGCGTGGACTGCCCCGACAGCGAGAAGGCGCGGGTGGTCGACGACCTGAGCGACGAGATTCCCGAGTCCGTCGCCGGCGCGGCGGTCGCCGACGTGGTCACGAAAGACGGCTTCAAACTCCTGCTCGAAGACGGCTCGTGGGTGCTCGTCCGCCCGAGCGGGACCGAACCGAAGATGCGGGTCTACGCCGAGGCCGACAGCGCGACCCGCGTCACCGAGTTGCTGGCCGACGGCCGGGACCTGGTCGAGTCGCTGGTCTGA
- a CDS encoding peroxiredoxin family protein: MPESFSLANVGPGPDPCSLADLAADHDFVLLLFQRDYHCVNCRKQVQQVKSRYDEFEARNTEVASIVPEPAEKVRDWQDSYDLPYPLLADPDAATGDAYDQPVRYGILGRFSDFFGRMPEAVLLDTRGEEPALVWSHAGKSTFDRPEIAELLAEIDEHRDAATGT; the protein is encoded by the coding sequence ATGCCCGAGTCCTTCTCGCTGGCGAACGTCGGGCCGGGGCCGGACCCCTGCTCGCTCGCCGACCTCGCGGCCGACCACGACTTCGTCCTCCTGCTGTTCCAGCGCGACTACCACTGCGTCAACTGCCGCAAGCAGGTCCAGCAGGTGAAATCGCGGTACGACGAGTTCGAGGCCCGGAACACCGAGGTCGCCTCCATCGTCCCCGAACCGGCCGAGAAGGTCCGGGACTGGCAGGACAGCTACGACCTGCCGTATCCCCTGCTCGCGGACCCCGACGCCGCCACGGGCGACGCCTACGACCAGCCGGTCCGCTACGGCATCCTGGGCAGATTCAGCGACTTCTTCGGGCGGATGCCGGAGGCGGTGCTGCTCGACACCCGCGGCGAGGAGCCCGCACTCGTCTGGAGTCACGCGGGAAAATCGACGTTCGACCGGCCGGAGATAGCCGAGCTGCTCGCCGAGATCGACGAGCATCGCGACGCGGCGACGGGTACCTGA
- a CDS encoding GNAT family N-acetyltransferase, with protein MRVREARPEEREAVEAVLDAAMLRTDAVPAAIDRGDALVAVADDRVLGAAVLDPKPGGPHLDAIAVRRRRRGQGIGSALVAAANARKGRLTAAFDPDVRPFYEDLGFEIRERDGRLWGVLD; from the coding sequence ATGCGAGTGCGCGAGGCCCGCCCCGAGGAACGCGAGGCCGTCGAGGCCGTCCTCGACGCCGCGATGCTCCGGACCGACGCGGTCCCGGCGGCCATCGACCGGGGCGACGCGCTGGTCGCGGTGGCGGACGACCGGGTCCTCGGGGCGGCGGTTCTCGACCCGAAACCGGGGGGTCCCCACCTCGACGCAATCGCGGTCCGGCGGCGGCGACGGGGGCAGGGCATCGGGTCGGCGCTGGTCGCCGCCGCGAACGCGCGAAAGGGCCGGCTCACCGCCGCCTTCGACCCGGACGTGCGGCCCTTCTACGAGGACCTGGGGTTCGAGATTCGAGAACGGGACGGGCGGCTCTGGGGCGTACTGGACTGA